One region of Syntrophorhabdaceae bacterium genomic DNA includes:
- a CDS encoding nucleotidyltransferase family protein → MKPIYAVILAAGASRRLGYNKLLLRIDGETVIRRAIMPFLRPAIERVFVVTGNAPDAIAQELAGFSVEIIRNRESVKGMSTSVRASLPFLAEPWGVFFQLGDKPFVAGGIIDVMLDAFFTRKAPIVLPVFKGEKGHPVLIDIQRYGNEMELLGGDRGLREIIEKHSEDVLYIEGDEGNIFDIDSEEEINLLKERGYRVEKG, encoded by the coding sequence ATGAAACCAATCTATGCAGTCATCCTTGCCGCAGGGGCATCGAGAAGGCTCGGATATAATAAGCTTCTCCTCAGGATAGATGGTGAAACGGTCATCAGAAGGGCGATAATGCCTTTTTTACGGCCCGCCATAGAAAGGGTCTTTGTTGTCACGGGGAACGCACCCGATGCGATCGCACAGGAGCTTGCCGGTTTTTCCGTGGAGATTATCCGTAACAGGGAGTCCGTGAAGGGGATGTCGACTTCCGTAAGGGCCTCCCTTCCTTTTCTTGCGGAGCCGTGGGGAGTCTTTTTCCAGCTCGGCGATAAACCCTTTGTTGCCGGTGGGATAATAGATGTAATGCTCGACGCATTTTTTACGAGAAAGGCCCCGATCGTGCTGCCGGTCTTTAAAGGTGAAAAGGGACACCCTGTACTCATCGATATTCAGCGATACGGCAATGAGATGGAACTCCTTGGGGGCGACAGGGGTTTGAGGGAAATTATAGAAAAACATTCTGAAGATGTGTTATACATAGAGGGTGATGAAGGGAATATCTTTGATATTGATTCAGAGGAAGAGATCAATCTTTTAAAAGAAAGGGGCTACAGAGTTGAAAAAGGTTAA